One Megalops cyprinoides isolate fMegCyp1 chromosome 17, fMegCyp1.pri, whole genome shotgun sequence DNA window includes the following coding sequences:
- the LOC118792399 gene encoding cytosolic carboxypeptidase-like protein 5: MMSAGHSCPNFHAGSQSKEFPLRNGRAGKSGSQHPPETSKGRVVSLQNSVKEGTLNFLSSIEYSRCELQPRPSRIPVSRARALAAHGLARSVSVAESTSMRVWKFIKPGIKKQLSLSGVSRKETPSLQVSSRALLKKTGRSSFYNVDLDTEGKGTTSQQEIPTTHLVSEPVPLCKKLPLYSEA; the protein is encoded by the exons ATGATGAGTGCAG GCCACAGCTGCCCAAATTTTCATGCTGGTTCGCAAAGTAAAGAATTTCCATTACGGAATGGGAGAGCTGGGAAGTCGGGATCCCAGCACCCTCCTGAGACCTCGAAAGGTAGAGTGGTTTCCTTGCAG aattctGTGAAAGAGGGCACCTTAAACTTTTTATCATCCATTGAATATTCAAG GTGTGAGCTGCAGCCAAGGCCGAGCCGGATCCCGGTGAGCAGAGCCCGGGCGCTCGCCGCTCATGGGCTGGCCCGCTCTGTCAGCGTGGCAGAGTCCACCTCCATGAGGGTGTGGAAGTTCATCAAACCAGGGATCAAAAAGCAGCTCTCGCTCTCCG GTGTGTCCAGGAAGGAGACCCCTTCACTGCAAGTCTCCTCCAGGGCTCTGCTGAAGAAGACTGGTAGGAGTTCCTTCTACAATGTGGACTTGGACACAGAGGGCAAGGGCACCACCTCTCAACAG GAGATTCCTACAACACACCTGGTGTCTGAGCCTGTTCCACTTTGCAAAAAACTACCACTGTACAGTGAGGCTTGA
- the ost4 gene encoding dolichyl-diphosphooligosaccharide--protein glycosyltransferase subunit 4: MVTDVQLAIFANMLGVSLFLLVVLYHYVAVNNPKKLE, from the coding sequence ATGGTGACGGACGTACAACTAGCGATTTTCGCCAACATGCTTGgcgtctctctcttcctgctggTGGTTTTGTACCACTACGTGGCTGTCAACAATCCCAAGAAACTGGAGTGA